Proteins encoded together in one Aureibacillus halotolerans window:
- a CDS encoding SDR family oxidoreductase, translating into MMTIFVTGATGTVGRHIVDQLMEKGKEVRALTRNPDKAGFPIGVEVVKGDLMAPETFKEALHGVAAMYLLTSSDQVGNYLETNAEVVALAEEAGVQKVCLLTVYGDGEVEQAIKNSTMKWTFVQPVGFMWNAVDNWQEAIRNGKPVRELDGDVRGAIIHEADIAAVFVATLLEEGYHGQLYTLTGPEALSVHDQLDILGKALETKIPFETISLDEAKKRWQEEGYDDESIEFFIQMSTNPPEMGYTVLSTVENITGRPARTFADWASENHHLFR; encoded by the coding sequence ATGATGACAATCTTCGTTACAGGAGCGACAGGTACGGTTGGAAGGCATATTGTCGATCAGCTTATGGAAAAAGGGAAGGAAGTTCGGGCATTAACACGTAATCCCGATAAGGCAGGTTTTCCTATCGGTGTTGAGGTTGTCAAAGGAGATCTAATGGCTCCTGAAACCTTCAAAGAAGCGTTGCACGGGGTTGCCGCGATGTACTTACTGACATCATCAGATCAGGTAGGGAACTACTTGGAAACGAATGCCGAGGTCGTGGCCTTGGCGGAAGAGGCGGGCGTGCAAAAGGTATGCTTGTTGACGGTGTATGGCGATGGGGAGGTCGAGCAAGCGATCAAAAACAGCACGATGAAATGGACGTTTGTTCAGCCTGTCGGATTTATGTGGAACGCCGTGGATAACTGGCAGGAAGCCATTCGAAACGGCAAGCCGGTCCGTGAGCTTGATGGAGACGTTCGGGGAGCGATTATCCATGAAGCGGATATCGCTGCAGTGTTTGTGGCGACGCTTTTGGAAGAGGGCTATCATGGGCAGCTTTATACATTGACAGGACCAGAGGCGCTATCGGTCCATGACCAGTTAGACATACTCGGAAAAGCTCTCGAGACAAAGATTCCGTTTGAAACGATCAGCTTAGACGAAGCGAAAAAACGCTGGCAAGAAGAAGGCTATGATGACGAAAGCATCGAATTCTTTATTCAGATGAGCACCAACCCACCAGAGATGGGCTACACCGTCCTGTCAACTGTGGAAAACATCACAGGTCGCCCGGCCAGGACATTTGCGGATTGGGCAAGCGAAAATCATCACCTTTTTAGGTAG
- a CDS encoding ABC transporter permease: MSSSQERSKEEHLIHVITSGKRPDRPSAVASTSTFVTRALLRIKRLPEQMFDVTVFPIIFLLMFTFLFGGAIAGSTSEYLQFLLPGILVMTVTQISIYTGLDLNNDIRKGIFDRFRTLPIWLPSALIGGLLVDVIRYSIASAVMILLGLLLGFRPEGGVIGVLAAVALTLIFSFSLSWIWTMLGIIMRSDKSLMMVSMMVLFPLTFVSNVFVDPSTLPSWLQGFVSINPISVLANAVRGCMHGTVTVEQVVWVFVISGLFVVIFAPLTMFLYRRKH; encoded by the coding sequence ATGAGTAGCAGTCAAGAGCGGTCAAAAGAGGAGCATCTGATTCACGTCATTACATCTGGGAAACGACCTGATCGGCCAAGTGCTGTGGCTTCAACGTCAACGTTTGTGACGCGCGCCTTGCTTCGAATCAAGCGGTTGCCGGAGCAGATGTTTGATGTGACGGTATTTCCGATCATTTTTCTATTAATGTTCACGTTCCTTTTTGGCGGGGCGATAGCTGGTTCAACGAGTGAATACTTGCAGTTTCTCCTCCCTGGAATACTTGTGATGACAGTGACACAGATTTCCATTTACACGGGTTTGGATTTGAACAATGACATTCGCAAGGGGATTTTCGATCGCTTTCGGACCTTGCCGATTTGGCTGCCGTCCGCACTTATCGGCGGTCTGCTCGTTGACGTGATCCGTTATTCCATCGCCTCAGCCGTCATGATTTTACTCGGTCTCTTGCTTGGATTTCGACCAGAAGGTGGTGTGATTGGCGTCCTCGCCGCTGTTGCACTGACGTTAATCTTTTCCTTTAGCCTGTCATGGATTTGGACGATGCTAGGCATCATCATGCGCTCCGACAAATCGCTTATGATGGTCAGCATGATGGTGCTGTTCCCGCTGACCTTTGTGAGTAACGTGTTCGTCGATCCGTCAACGTTGCCATCATGGCTGCAAGGCTTCGTTTCCATCAACCCGATCTCAGTTCTGGCAAATGCTGTGCGTGGCTGCATGCATGGAACGGTCACCGTGGAGCAAGTCGTTTGGGTCTTCGTCATTTCCGGGCTGTTTGTAGTGATTTTCGCCCCGCTGACGATGTTTTTGTACCGTCGGAAGCATTAG
- a CDS encoding ATP-binding cassette domain-containing protein, which yields MNHENKELAIEVKGLVKIFGEKRAVDGVDLSINKGMVYGFLGPNGAGKTTTIRMLATLLRPDEGEVRIFGHDLFTEADVIKQRISLTGQYASIDEDLTGFENLVMVSRLVGYTRQEAKVRARDLLHAFDLDDASAKQVKNYSGGMRRRIDIAASIVGTPDLLFLDEPTTGLDPRSRNQVWDIIRALANVGTTVLLTTQYLEEADRLADRIAVINHGKVIAEGTSNDLKASIGNNTLSVQLEKEDNLAQAVAILEQTLQVSVHKQDETTVTAQVNDTSRVVGALGEIYSQNIEISDFSLSKPSLDEVFLTLTGETAEQESGVKEGQA from the coding sequence ATGAATCACGAAAACAAAGAGCTTGCTATTGAAGTGAAGGGGCTTGTGAAGATATTTGGCGAGAAGCGTGCTGTTGATGGCGTTGATTTATCCATCAACAAAGGCATGGTCTATGGCTTTCTCGGGCCGAATGGTGCTGGGAAAACGACGACCATTCGTATGCTGGCGACATTGCTCCGACCAGATGAAGGGGAGGTGCGCATTTTCGGGCATGATTTATTTACTGAAGCAGATGTCATCAAGCAACGCATCAGTTTGACCGGTCAGTATGCTTCGATTGACGAAGATTTAACCGGTTTTGAAAACCTCGTGATGGTTTCACGGCTCGTCGGGTATACACGACAGGAAGCAAAAGTCCGTGCCCGTGATTTGCTGCACGCGTTTGACTTGGATGACGCCTCTGCGAAACAGGTCAAAAATTACTCTGGCGGGATGCGTCGACGAATTGATATTGCCGCCAGCATTGTTGGAACGCCGGATCTGCTTTTTCTAGATGAGCCAACGACGGGTCTCGATCCACGAAGCCGCAATCAGGTGTGGGATATCATCCGTGCACTCGCCAACGTGGGAACGACCGTATTGTTAACAACGCAATACTTAGAAGAAGCTGATCGCCTCGCGGATCGGATCGCGGTCATCAATCACGGCAAAGTAATCGCTGAAGGCACGAGCAATGACTTGAAAGCTTCTATCGGAAACAATACGTTAAGTGTTCAACTAGAGAAGGAAGACAACCTAGCGCAGGCAGTTGCTATTTTGGAGCAGACGCTTCAGGTATCTGTTCATAAGCAGGACGAGACGACAGTAACAGCTCAGGTCAACGATACGTCAAGAGTCGTAGGAGCCTTGGGCGAGATCTACTCACAAAACATCGAAATTAGTGATTTCTCATTAAGCAAGCCGAGCTTGGATGAAGTGTTCCTGACCTTAACTGGAGAAACAGCAGAGCAGGAATCGGGCGTAAAGGAGGGGCAAGCATGA
- a CDS encoding XRE family transcriptional regulator, which produces MSINFFEHKKTIAINLLTFIRKRGYSKLSLSKLTGISRPMIDLILKAESPSPTTYNGQITKINEAFDLPEDYFLTTQGITSSSDRSISSALDRGISKEKSERTKELLEGLDIILDIYSMYVYKEGGNLKSIEQINNKLRN; this is translated from the coding sequence ATGAGCATAAACTTTTTTGAACACAAAAAAACAATTGCTATTAATTTGCTTACCTTTATTCGCAAAAGAGGGTATTCTAAATTATCCTTGTCGAAGTTAACCGGCATCTCACGACCAATGATAGATCTAATTTTGAAAGCTGAGAGTCCAAGCCCAACTACGTATAATGGGCAAATCACTAAAATTAATGAAGCATTCGACTTACCAGAAGACTATTTTCTTACGACACAAGGTATCACATCATCGTCTGATAGATCAATTAGTTCTGCTTTGGATCGTGGGATTTCTAAAGAAAAAAGTGAACGCACAAAAGAACTTTTAGAGGGACTAGATATCATATTGGACATTTATTCAATGTACGTATATAAGGAAGGTGGAAATTTAAAAAGCATTGAACAAATTAATAATAAGCTACGTAACTAA